Proteins co-encoded in one Brassica oleracea var. oleracea cultivar TO1000 chromosome C4, BOL, whole genome shotgun sequence genomic window:
- the LOC106342543 gene encoding probable sucrose-phosphatase 2, translating into MERLTSPARLMIVSDLDHTMVDHHDPENLALLRFNSLWEHAYRHDSLLVFSTGRSPTLYKELRKEKPLLTPDVTIMSVGTEITYGNSMVPDLGWVDDLNHKWDLGVVKEETGKFSELTLQAETEQRPHKVSFYVDKSKAEEVIKELSQRLEKRGLDVKIIYSGGMDLDILPQGAGKGQALAYLLKKLKSEGKLPVNTLACGDSGNDAELFSIPDVYGVMVSNAQEELLKWHAENAKDNPKVIHAKERCAGGIIQAIGEFKLGPNLSPRDVSDFLECKVENPNPGHDVVKFFLFYERWRRGEVENSEAYAASLKASCQPGGVFVHPSGAEKSLVDTIGELRKHHGDKQGKKFRVWVDQVLATETAPGTWMVKLDKWEQSGDERIGCTTTVKFTAKEGEGLVWEHVEQTWSEESKLKDDSSWII; encoded by the exons ATGGAGAGGCTAACATCTCCTGCTCGTCTCATGATAGTCTCGGATCTTGATCATACCATG GTTGATCATCACGATCCTGAGAACCTCGCTTTGCTCAGATTCAACTCGCTATGGGAACACGCTTATCGCCATGACTCTCTTCTCGTCTTCTCAACCGGAAGATCACCGACTCTGTACAAAGAACTGAGAAAGGAGAAGCCTTTGCTGACCCCTGACGTTACAATCATGTCTGTAGGGACTGAGATTACTTATGGTAACTCCATGGTTCCTGATCTTGGTTGGGTTGATGACTTGAATCATAAATGGGATTTGGGGGTTGTTAAAGAAGAGACCGGCAAGTTCTCTGAGTTAACTCTTCAG GCAGAGACTGAGCAGAGGCCACACAAGGTTAGCTTTTACGTTGACAAGAGTAAGGCTGAGGAAGTGATCAAGGAGCTGTCACAGCGGTTGGAGAAACGTGGG TTGGATGTCAAAATAATCTACAGTGGTGGAATGGATTTAGACATCTTACCACAAGGTGCTGGAAAGGGACAAGCGCTTGCTTATCTCCTCAAGAAGCTCAAGAGCGAAGGAAAGCTCCCTGTCAACACTCTTGCCTGTGGAGACTCCGGGAACGATGCTGAACTCTTTAGCATTCCCGATGTTTACGGCGTCATGGTAAGCAATGCACAAGAAGAGCTCTTGAAGTGGCACGCCGAGAACGCCAAAGACAATCCAAAGGTGATCCATGCCAAGGAGAGGTGTGCAGGTGGGATTATACAAGCCATTGGCGAGTTCAAGCTTGGTCCAAACCTTTCTCCGAGAGATGTCTCTGACTTCTTGGAGTGCAAGGTGGAGAATCCGAACCCTGGTCATGACGTTGTGAAGTTTTTCTTGTTTTATGAGAGGTGGAGACGCGGTGAGGTTGAGAACTCGGAGGCGTATGCGGCGAGCCTCAAAGCTTCATGT CAACCTGGTGGTGTGTTTGTGCATCCATCTGGTGCTGAGAAGTCTCTGGTAGATACTATTGGTGAGCTAAGGAAGCACCATGGAGACAAACAAGGGAAGAAGTTTCGGGTTTGGGTAGATCAAGTCTTGGCTACAGAGACTGCTCCTGGGACATGGATGGTAAAGCTTGATAAGTGGGAGCAGAGTG GTGATGAACGCATAGGCTGCACCACGACTGTCAAATTCACAGCAAAG GAAGGGGAAGGGTTGGTGTGGGAACATGTAGAGCAAACATGGTCGGAGGAATCAAAGTTGAAGGATGATAGCAGCTGGATCATCTGA
- the LOC106342544 gene encoding uncharacterized protein LOC106342544: MESSTGYMTVFFVSGSVVLLAAQLHKRLLSCYMEKLELQFDMKNKEKNKKKKEKKVSFAVNVMEPSGNNKEYRRKNKKSKFEDGGRSTTK; encoded by the exons ATGGAGAGCTCAACTGGGTACATGACGGTCTTTTTCGTCTCTGGAAGCGTGGTGCTCCTTGCGGCTCAACTACACAAGCGTCTCTTGTCCTGTTACATGGAGAAGCTTGAACTTCAGTTCG ATATGAAGAACAAGGAGAAGAACAAGAAGAAGAAGGAGAAAAAGGTGAGTTTTGCAGTAAATGTGATGGAGCCGTCAGGGAACAACAAAGAGTATCGCCGGAAAAATAAGAAATCAAAATTTGAGGATGGAGGAAGAAGCACAACAAAGTAG
- the LOC106343030 gene encoding fasciclin-like arabinogalactan protein 16, with translation MDFSNSFSKLLLLLLATSIATALPENKPTSGQINSNSVLVALLDSHYTELAELVEKALLLQTLEEAVGRHNITIFAPRNDALERNLDPQFKSFLLEPRNLKSLQSLLMFHILPRRISSPQWPSLSHHHRTLSNDHVHLTVDTTRRLKVDSAEIVRPDDVIRPDGIIHGIERLLIPRSVQEDFNRRRSLRSISAVLPEGAPEVDPRTHRLKKPAPVPAGAPPVLPVYDAMSPGPSLAPAPAPGPGGPRHHFNGEAQVKDFIHTLLHYGGYNEMADILVNLTSLATEMGRLVSEGYVLTVLAPNDEAMAKLTTDQLSEPGAPEQIVYYHIIPEYQTEESMYNAVRRFGKVKYDSLRFPHKVLAQEADGSVKFGHGEGSAYLFDPDIYTDGRISVQGIDGVLFPMKETPATEMKPAAPVVKKVAKSRRGKLMEVACRMMGSRFIPCQ, from the exons ATGGACTTCTCCAATAGCTTCTCAAAGCTCCTTCTCCTCCTCTTAGCCACCTCCATCGCCACAGCATTACCCGAAAACAAACCCACCTCAGGTCAAATAAACTCAAACTCAGTCCTCGTAGCTCTCCTCGACTCTCACTACACAGAGCTAGCCGAGCTTGTGGAGAAAGCACTCCTCCTCCAAACCCTCGAAGAAGCAGTTGGTAGACACAACATCACAATCTTCGCACCACGTAACGATGCCTTGGAACGTAACCTCGACCCTCAATTCAAATCTTTCTTGCTCGAACCAAGAAACCTCAAATCGTTACAATCTCTCTTGATGTTCCACATTCTCCCACGTCGTATCTCTTCTCCTCAGTGGCCTTCGCTCTCTCATCACCACCGTACACTCTCCAACGACCATGTTCACCTCACCGTCGACACTACTCGCCGGTTAAAAGTCGATTCCGCTGAGATCGTCCGTCCAGATGACGTCATTAGACCTGACGGCATCATCCATGGCATCGAGCGTCTTCTTATCCCTCGCTCTGTTCAAGAAGACTTCAACCGCCGTCGTAGTCTCCGTTCAATCTCCGCCGTTTTACCAGAAGGAGCTCCGGAGGTTGATCCAAGAACCCACCGTCTCAAGAAACCAGCTCCAGTCCCCGCCGGAGCCCCTCCAGTCCTCCCAGTCTACGACGCCATGTCACCAG GTCCTTCTCTCGCTCCGGCTCCAGCTCCCGGACCCGGAGGTCCACGTCACCACTTCAACGGCGAGGCTCAAGTCAAAGACTTCATCCACACTCTATTGCATTACGGTGGCTACAACGAGATGGCTGACATTCTCGTCAACTTAACTTCCCTAGCCACCGAGATGGGTCGTCTCGTCTCTGAAGGTTACGTTTTAACCGTCTTGGCACCTAACGACGAGGCCATGGCTAAGCTCACGACGGATCAGTTGAGCGAGCCGGGTGCTCCTGAGCAGATTGTTTATTACCATATCATACCGGAGTATCAGACAGAAGAGAGTATGTACAACGCAGTACGAAGATTCGGGAAGGTGAAGTACGATTCATTGAGATTCCCACACAAAGTGTTGGCTCAAGAAGCCGATGGTTCTGTTAAGTTCGGACACGGTGAAGGCTCAGCTTATTTGTTCGACCCTGATATCTACACCGACGGTCGGATATCAGTTCAGGGTATTGATGGTGTCTTGTTTCCAATGAAGGAGACACCGGCAACGGAGATGAAACCAGCTGCTCCGGTCGTTAAGAAAGTTGCTAAATCAAGAAGAG GTAAATTGATGGAGGTAGCTTGTAGAATGATGGGATCACGGTTCATCCCATGTCAATGA